CAAGAATTCCTTTTTGAGTAATGCATCAGTTTGACATTGAAGAATTGTATTTTTTTGGAAAATAACTTTCCTATTTTGAATTTGTTTTTTGGAGAAAAATCGGAACTCCAACGATACCAACCAGCTCTTCCTATAATACATTCGCCCGACAACAAACATAATCAAAAATAAAAAAAGTGCTGCAGTAATTAGCATCAAGCCATAAAAAGATGCCCCGATATAATTTCCTTTGACTGTCCAATATAAAAATTCCGACACCCAATGGTTAGGCAAGTATTTTAAAAAAACCGGCATAAATATTTCGAAGTACTGGTCAGTGTGTGGGTAGTACTTCATTATTTCATTAACTAATTTATATGGGTTTACAAACTTGAAATAAAAAAATATCGACCCCACATAACCTGTAACCAATCCGGCAATAACTGGAGCTGGACCGATATGACTTGCAATTTTTATTAACAAAAAAAGGAGTAAGACTGCTAAAATCGCTGATATTAGCATAAACGGTATGAAAATAAAAATCAGAACAACAAAATAAAAACCTAAAGGCATCGAAAAATAACTTCCGTAACCGGCTATCACTGCCAAGCCGATTAAGAATAATGTTGTTGAACTGTAAAAGAAATTATCGAGGAACTTCAACATAAAAATATTAACGAACGACACCGGCTTGGTGAACAAATAAAGAATTTCTTTCGATTTATATAACGTGGAGTACGATACAATCACGTTACCCAAATTCACGGTTACAAAAAATACAAAGAGCAACATCGAAAGGAACCGATGCAGCAAGAACATTCCGACTTTTGCATCTTTAAGAAGATATTCAATGATATTATAAGTTAAAACATAAGCTCCGACTGCAAAAGCCCCATAGAGCAGAACAGAACCTAAATTTTTGATAATCCCCTGCAGACTCAAATCGATTGTTAACTTTAAATTCGATTTAAGTTTATACCATAAAATATGAATAAACTCACTCATAGTCAGTTTGTCAAATCAAGAAATAAGTTTTCTAATTTTCCGTCGTATTTATTTTTTGAATCTAGTAATTCTTCGATAGTTAAATCTGAAATTATCTTACCCTCTTTAATAATCGCAATCCTATCGCACAATTCTTCTGCCACATGCAAAATATGGGTTGACATAAATATCGCTACTCCCGTTTTGCATTTTTCTTTTAAAACATTTTTCACTATACTTGCGCTTCTTGGGTCTAAACCTACCATAGGTTCGTCGATGATTATTACTTTGGGGTTGTGCAACATCGAAGATGCAATGATCAAACGCTGCGACATACCTTGCGAGTAATTCTCCGATCGTTTATCAATCCAGCTACCCAGCTCAAACAATTTGATAGTGTCTTCTACTTTAATCTCTAATTCATCCTTGGGAATTTTAAATAATCCTCCGGAAAAAAAAAGATATTCCCTGCCTGTCAGTTTATCGTATAAAAAAGGGTGGTCGGGTATATAGCCGATTTTTTTTTTCGCTTCGATGGGATCTGTTTTTATGCTTGAACCGTTCAGAAATATTTCACCGGAAGTAGGCTCATACAATCCTGTCATCATTTTTATTGTTGTAGTTTTACCAGCACCGTTGGGACCCAGAAAACCGAAAAATTGTCCGAAGGGTATTTCCAAATTAATGTTATTGACTGCTGTAAACGAACCAAATTTTTTAGTCAAGTTTTTGAGTTTAATCATAGAGAATAATCTTAAAGCAAAGTTCTTCCAATTGCATTAGCTATTAAATCAGCTTCCTTCATCAGTTGGAATAATTTTTCGGGCTTGAGTGATTGTTCGCCATCTGAAGTCGCCTCCTCAGGTTTTGGATGCATCTCAACTATCAAACCATCGGCACCAGCGGCTAATGCTGCCCGGCTCATTGGAATTATAAAATCGTGTCTTCCCGTCCCATGACTCGGATCAACAATAATAGGAAGATGAGATAATTGTTTAATTGCAGGAACGATGTTCAAGTCGAGTGTGTTGCGTGTGTATTCAACAAATGTCCTGATTCCTCTTTCACACAAAATT
The Bacteroidota bacterium DNA segment above includes these coding regions:
- a CDS encoding ABC transporter ATP-binding protein codes for the protein MIKLKNLTKKFGSFTAVNNINLEIPFGQFFGFLGPNGAGKTTTIKMMTGLYEPTSGEIFLNGSSIKTDPIEAKKKIGYIPDHPFLYDKLTGREYLFFSGGLFKIPKDELEIKVEDTIKLFELGSWIDKRSENYSQGMSQRLIIASSMLHNPKVIIIDEPMVGLDPRSASIVKNVLKEKCKTGVAIFMSTHILHVAEELCDRIAIIKEGKIISDLTIEELLDSKNKYDGKLENLFLDLTN